From one Erythrobacter sp. HKB08 genomic stretch:
- a CDS encoding helix-turn-helix transcriptional regulator: MANEIEQLSMPFLMAIGEDVSRKTDIKRVLRLKEVRHKTGLGRSTIYRWMDEGRFPKPVRLGARSVAWIEHEIDEWLMSRSK, from the coding sequence ATGGCGAATGAGATCGAGCAACTGTCGATGCCGTTTCTCATGGCGATTGGCGAAGATGTGTCGCGCAAAACGGACATCAAACGTGTCTTGAGGCTCAAGGAAGTGCGGCACAAGACAGGCCTTGGCCGGTCCACAATCTATCGCTGGATGGACGAAGGAAGGTTCCCCAAACCGGTCCGACTAGGAGCGCGTTCGGTCGCATGGATCGAGCACGAGATCGACGAATGGCTGATGAGCCGGAGCAAGTGA